In Lacrimispora indolis DSM 755, a genomic segment contains:
- a CDS encoding glutamine synthetase III family protein, whose product MSEVINVAELFGRNVFNEAVMRERLPKSVFKKIKKTIEDGSELDPSIADVVAHAMKDWAIERGATHYTHWFQPLTGITAEKHDSFISSPTAEGKVIMEFSGKELVKGEPDASSFPSGGLRATFEARGYTAWDCTSPAFLREDAIGVTLCIPTAFCSYTGEALDKKTPLLRSMEAVDEQALRILKLFGNTTSKRVTPSVGAEQEYFLVDHEKYLQRKDLIYAGRTLFGAMPPKGQELEDHYFGSIRERIAAYMKEVNEELWKLGVPAKTQHNEVAPAQHELAPIFEQANVAVDHNQLVMESLKKVAGRHGLNCLLHEKPFAGVNGSGKHNNWSLTTDDGINLLNPGETPHENIQFLLVLSCILKAVDKHADLLRESAADVGNDHRLGANEAPPAIISVFIGEQLEDVVDQLCSTGEATRSKAGGTLKTGVRTLPDLFKDATDRNRTSPFAFTGNKFEFRMVGSSDSISSPNVVLNTITAEAFKEAADILEKAADFDTAVHDMIKEQLCSHRRIIFNGNGYSDAWVEEAERRGLPNLKSMVEAIPALTTEASVKMFEEFKVFTKAELESRVEIEYEAYSKAINIEAKTMIDMAGKQIIPAAVKYASLLADSLGKVKAACPVADISVQEELLIEVSALLSDMKVALAGLNDVAEKCAAVEGNKEQATAYHDEAVPAMAALRAPADKLEMMVDKELWPMPSYGDLIFEV is encoded by the coding sequence ATGAGCGAAGTTATAAATGTAGCCGAGCTGTTCGGTAGGAATGTATTTAACGAAGCAGTAATGAGAGAACGTTTACCAAAGTCTGTTTTCAAAAAAATAAAGAAAACCATTGAGGATGGCTCAGAGCTGGATCCTTCGATTGCCGACGTGGTAGCCCATGCCATGAAGGACTGGGCCATTGAAAGAGGGGCAACCCACTACACCCACTGGTTTCAGCCCCTTACGGGCATTACCGCTGAAAAGCATGATTCCTTCATTTCTTCACCTACGGCCGAAGGAAAGGTGATCATGGAATTTTCCGGTAAAGAGCTGGTAAAAGGCGAGCCGGATGCTTCTTCTTTTCCGTCCGGCGGCTTAAGGGCAACCTTTGAGGCAAGGGGCTATACCGCCTGGGACTGCACTTCACCGGCATTTTTAAGGGAAGATGCCATCGGCGTTACCCTTTGCATTCCTACTGCTTTCTGCTCTTATACGGGAGAAGCTCTTGACAAAAAGACACCTCTCTTAAGATCCATGGAGGCTGTTGACGAGCAGGCATTAAGAATCTTAAAATTATTCGGAAATACCACCTCCAAGAGAGTGACCCCTTCCGTAGGAGCCGAGCAGGAATATTTCCTGGTTGACCATGAAAAGTATTTGCAGAGAAAAGATTTAATTTATGCCGGACGCACCCTGTTCGGTGCAATGCCTCCTAAGGGACAGGAGTTGGAGGATCATTACTTCGGTTCCATCCGTGAGAGGATCGCGGCTTATATGAAGGAAGTAAATGAAGAGCTTTGGAAGCTGGGAGTACCGGCAAAGACCCAGCATAATGAAGTTGCTCCTGCCCAGCATGAGCTGGCTCCCATATTTGAACAGGCAAACGTGGCTGTTGACCATAACCAGTTGGTAATGGAGTCCTTAAAAAAGGTGGCAGGCCGTCATGGATTAAACTGCCTGCTTCATGAAAAGCCCTTTGCAGGAGTCAATGGCTCCGGTAAGCATAATAACTGGTCCCTGACTACAGATGACGGGATCAACTTATTAAATCCCGGAGAAACTCCTCACGAGAACATTCAGTTCCTTTTGGTTCTGTCCTGTATCTTAAAGGCGGTTGACAAACATGCGGATCTGCTTCGTGAATCTGCAGCTGATGTAGGAAATGACCACAGGCTTGGAGCAAATGAAGCACCTCCTGCCATTATCTCCGTGTTTATTGGAGAGCAGTTAGAGGATGTAGTGGATCAGCTTTGCAGCACAGGAGAGGCTACCCGTTCCAAGGCAGGCGGTACCTTAAAGACAGGAGTAAGAACACTTCCTGATTTATTCAAGGATGCAACGGACAGAAACAGGACCTCCCCCTTTGCATTTACCGGCAATAAATTCGAGTTCCGCATGGTGGGTTCCTCTGATTCCATTTCTTCTCCCAATGTGGTTTTAAACACCATTACGGCTGAAGCATTTAAGGAAGCAGCAGATATCCTTGAGAAGGCGGCTGATTTTGACACAGCAGTCCATGACATGATCAAAGAGCAGCTGTGTTCCCATAGAAGAATCATTTTCAACGGCAACGGTTATTCCGATGCCTGGGTGGAAGAGGCTGAAAGAAGAGGCCTTCCAAACCTTAAATCAATGGTGGAAGCCATTCCTGCCTTAACAACGGAGGCTTCCGTGAAAATGTTTGAGGAATTCAAGGTATTCACAAAGGCTGAACTGGAATCCAGGGTTGAGATTGAATATGAGGCCTACAGCAAGGCCATTAACATTGAGGCAAAGACCATGATTGATATGGCCGGAAAGCAGATCATCCCGGCGGCCGTGAAATACGCCTCCCTGCTGGCCGATTCCCTTGGAAAGGTAAAGGCAGCTTGTCCGGTAGCTGATATCAGCGTTCAGGAAGAGCTTCTTATCGAAGTGAGCGCCCTCCTTTCCGACATGAAGGTGGCTCTGGCCGGTTTGAATGATGTTGCTGAGAAATGTGCGGCAGTCGAAGGCAACAAGGAGCAGGCAACTGCTTACCATGATGAGGCCGTGCCTGCCATGGCAGCCCTCCGGGCGCCTGCAGATAAGCTGGAGATGATGGTAGACAAAGAATTATGGCCAATGCCAAGCTATGGAGATCTGATCTTTGAAGTGTAG